The Amphiura filiformis unplaced genomic scaffold, Afil_fr2py scaffold_33, whole genome shotgun sequence genome window below encodes:
- the LOC140143943 gene encoding transient receptor potential cation channel subfamily M member-like 2 — MDGTGSLPRKHQSLHFTYLYPERKSQYFDLAALEHRRSTSWIQNNIKRRECIRFVPNAEDHEFQTCECGEIKSRHAQLRHTDEDGDTEETWTIHKDTRRLATNAFGEIEFVGPGSGFAQKPRKFIRCDYKTDPKLLLTLLSTEWKLGAPKLLLSVMGGNKNFKLSGRLKEVFCRGILDAAVSTGAWIISAGTHSGVMKYVGEAVRDYQMVRRYEDVVAIGIITWGTLKQQRQLIDDRGKYPAHLSTRKHNDKNGVFLDPNHTHFILVDDGTKGKFGAGLSLRVKLEEMISTHVKVGTESSTTHVPVVCVILEGGPSTLRKAHAAITHGTPIVVVADSGRIADVLSLAIKQSKDNGEHRIMDATLKAKVAQMLRKICVKVTEDSQVMLQQVEDCLKAPHLLNVYEETSGIPMDVAVLNALMRGNHRKQQDFLRLAQAWNRIDVARTDLLDASSKDFDEMKEDEVHDLLRDALVHNRVDFIKLYLESGVNLKAYLTHAELTYLYNQVKRGTVLYSLLAKVSPKPKGKPRWFSLADVGRVIQGLTMDRYKAPYQDLEGHHKERRNTKDMSQEIPDMSEIKSPRFKNPVRELFLYAVLNTFEEMAHFLWEEGKETMAAALTASKIYKNMAVRLSVRDAELKMQLKGLSKKYSKLAIAVLNECNKDDEQWSSILLLRDLPHWGHVNCISLAGRNLHFLNHAGVQDLVKEIWYGELSSEGNSSLVLWICTLIPPLIPMLVSFRPDKGSIIQPHQHAISSAKRHSNAGYIEDHMEMQAKGTQDDNWDVRRTRTTSTIPLQSDTGESRRNELALWQMMMYFYNSPMIIFRHNVVSHLLFLGLFSYIMLSNNFKSTEPPWYEYLLMVWVATFLAEEFRQIAHGDAQKWRLRFKEWFSDYWNQLDFATLLLFGIGTAMRFNAGLLNAARVVLAFDLFIFYMRLLNSFTIYQHLGPKLIMIGKMFLDVSFFVCILFVFLIAYGITLQAILYPTITDIQGLIYGVLYRPYFQIYGELFLDEIRGTPGDGTCTTNQTLINEALPICPEYSGIGVFLLAIYMIFSNVLLLNLLIAMFR; from the exons ATGGATGGGACAGGTTCGCTACCCAGAAAACACCAAAGTTTACACTTTACGTATTTGTACCCTGAGAGAAAATCACAATATTTCGATCTTGCAGCTTTGGAACATAGAAGG AGTACGTCATGGATCCAAAATAACATCAAAAGAAGAGAATGTATTAGATTTGTTCCAAATGCAGAAGACCATGA ATTTCAAACCTGTGAGTGTGGTGAGATCAAATCAAGGCATGCGCAGCTAAGGCATACCGATGAAGATGGAGATACAGAAGAGACATGGACAATACACAAGGACACGAGGCGGCTTGCAACAAATGCTTTTGGAGAGATTGAATTTGTTGGTCCTGGCTCTGGTTTTGCGCAGAAACCACGAAAG TTCATCAGATGTGACTACAAAACAGATCCCAAACTTCTTCTCACCCTGCTTTCTACGGAATGGAAGCTTGGTGCACCAAAGTTACTTTTATCTGTGATGGGTGGGAACAAGAACTTCAAACTAAGTGGCCGCCTCAAGGAAGTATTTTGTAGAGGTATTCTGGATGCAGCAGTCAGCACTG GTGCTTGGATTATCAGTGCAGGCACACACAGTGGTGTGATGAAGTACGTTGGTGAAGCCGTCAGGGACTACCAGATGGTTAGGCGATACGAAGATGTTGTTGCCATTGGGATTATCACATGGGGCACTCTGAAGCAACAACGGCAACTGATAGATGACAGG GGCAAGTACCCAGCTCACCTTAGCACAAGAAAACACAACGACAAAAATGGCGTTTTTCTAGATCCAAACCACACTCACTTCATATTAGTCGATGACGGAACGAAGGGAAAGTTTGGAGCCGGACTTAGTTTACGGGTGAAACTAGAAGAAATGATTTCCACCCATGTCAAAGTTGGAACTGAATCATCTACTACAC ATGTTCCTGTTGTGTGTGTCATACTGGAGGGCGGTCCAAGCACCTTACGCAAAGCCCATGCTGCTATTACTCACGGAACACCGATAGTTGTCGTAGCTGATTCTGGACGGATTGCTGATGTGTTAAGTTTGGCTATCAAACAATCGAAGGACAATGGCGAACACAG AATAATGGATGCTACGCTGAAAGCTAAAGTGGCTCAGATGCTACGTAAGATTTGCGTGAAGGTCACAGAAGATAGTCAGGTCATGTTGCAGCAGGTCGAGGATTGTCTGAAAGCACCACATCTTCTTAATGTATACGAAGAGACCTCAGGTATCCCTATGGATGTGGCTGTGCTCAATGCATTAATGAGAG GTAATCATCGCAAGCAGCAGGACTTTCTCCGACTGGCGCAAGCATGGAACAGAATAGATGTAGCAAGAACGGATTTGTTGGACGCAAGTTCAAAGGATTTTGATGAG ATGAAAGAAGACGAAGTCCACGACCTTCTCCGTGACGCCTTGGTTCACAATCGGGTAGACTTTATCAAACTTTACCTGGAAAGTGGCGTGAATTTAAAAGCTTACCTCACCCACGCAGAGTTGACATATCTCTATAATCAG GTAAAACGTGGAACAGTTTTGTACTCTCTGTTGGCCAAAGTAAGCCCGAAACcaaag GGCAAGCCCCGGTGGTTTTCCTTGGCAGATGTTGGCAGAGTGATCCAGGGTCTCACAATGGACAGATATAAGGCACCGTATCAAGACTTAGAAGGCCATCATAAGGAAAGACGAAACACTAAAGATATGTCACAAGAAATACCAGATATGTCTGAAA TCAAAAGTCCTCGGTTCAAAAATCCCGTTAGAGAACTATTTCTGTATGCGGTGTTGAACACCTTTGAAGAAATGGCACATTTCTTGTGGGAGGAAGGAAAAGAAACAATGGCGGCCGCCTTGACTGCTAGCAAAATATATAAGAATATGGCGGTCAGACTGAGTGTGCGGGACGCTGAGTTAAAGATGCAACTAAAAGGACTTTCCAA AAAGTACAGCAAACTTGCCATAGCCGTTCTGAACGAATGTAACAAGGACGATGAACAATGGTCATCTATATTGCTACTCAGAGATTTGCCTCACTGGGGCCATGTAAACTGTATAAGCTTAGCTGGTCGAAATCTGCATTTCTTAAACCATGCTGGGGTGCAAGATTTAGTCAAGGAAATATGGTATGGAGAGCTATCGAGTGAAGGCAACTCATCTCTG gTATTGTGGATTTGCACATTAATTCCTCCCCTGATACCAATGCTAGTGTCGTTCCGTCCAGACAAAGGTAGCATTATACAGCCACATCAACATGCTATATCCTCAGCAAAG CGGCACAGCAATGCGGGCTATATAGAAGATCATATGGAAATGCAAGCAAAGGGAACACAAGATGATAATTGGGACGTCAGACGAACACGAACTACATCTAC AATACCGCTTCAGTCTGACACAGGTGAATCCAGGCGCAATGAGTTGGCACTGTGGCAGATGATGATGTACTTCTATAACTCACCAATGATTATCTTCAGACACAACGTA GTCTCCCATCTTTTGTTTCTGGGCCTCTTTTCCTACATCATGTTGTCAAATAACTTCAAATCAACCGAGCCACCATGGTATGAGTATTTACTAATGGTATGGGTTGCTACGTTTCTTGCCGAAGAATTTAGACAG ATTGCTCACGGCGATGCTCAGAAATGGCGCCTTAGGTTCAAGGAATGGTTCAGCGACTATTGGAACCAGCTGGATTTCGCTACTCTGCTGCTCTTTGGTATTGGAACAGCGATGAGATTTAATGCAGGCTTACTCAACGCAGCCAGAGTAGTACTCGCATTTGatctttttatattttatatgcgGCTACTCAATTCGTTCACGATTTACCAACATCTGGGACCAAAACTGATTATGATCGGAAAGATG TTCTTGGATGTATCATTTTTCGTGTGTATTTTATTCGTATTCCTCATTGCTTATGGTATCACACTGCAAGCCATACTGTATCCAACAATCACTGATATACAAGGATTGATTTATGGCGTTCTCTACCGACCATATTTTCAAATATATGGAGAGCTCTTTTTGGACGAAATCAGAG gaACACCAGGTGATGGGACGTGTACAACCAATCAGACACTGATTAATGAGGCACTACCTATCTGCCCGGAATATTCCGGTATTGGAGTGTTTCTATTAGctatttacatgatattcagcAATGTGCTTCTTCTTAATCTGCTGATTGCAATGTTCAGGTAA